In Equus asinus isolate D_3611 breed Donkey chromosome 13, EquAss-T2T_v2, whole genome shotgun sequence, one DNA window encodes the following:
- the PPM1E gene encoding protein phosphatase 1E isoform X2, translating to MTQIINQRIKFRSNCPSFLAAALARATSDEVLQSDLSAHYIPKETDGTEGTVEIETVKLARSVFSKLHEICCSWVKDFPLRRRPQLYYETSIHAIKNMRRKMEDKHVCIPDFNMLFNLEDQEEQAYFAVFDGHGGVDAAIYASIHLHVNLVRQEMFPHDPAEALCRAFRVTDERFVQKAARESLRCGTTGVVTFIRGNMLHVAWVGDSQVMLVRKGQAVELMKPHKPDREDEKQRIEALGGCVVWFGAWRVNGSLSVSRAIGDAEHKPYICGDADSASTVLDGTEDYLILACDGFYDTVNPDEAVKVVSDHLKENNGDSSMVAHKLVASARDAGSSDNITVIVVFLRDMNKAVNVSEESDWTENSFQGGQEDGGDDKENHGECKRPWPQHQCSAPADLGYDGRVDSFTDRTSLSPGSQINVLEDPGYLDLTQIEASKPQSVQFLPPVEMFGPGAPKKANLINELIMEKKSVQSSLPERSGAGEFPSSFNLGSKGQQIYRMESLSPVCSRLENEQFKFLGKRVSRLSHLRYHYSKRRHGFRFNPKFYSFLSAREPSHKIGTSLFSLIQSGKRNRMLRSSLPWRQSSWKGCSENMMRKLRKSNDMPYPDLPWSYKI from the exons taacTGCCCTTCCTTTTTGGCTGCTGCTTTAGCTAGAGCCACATCAGACGAAGTGCTTCAGAGTGATCTTTCTGCACATTATATACcaaaggaaacagatggcacagaaGGGACTGTGG AGATTGAGACAGTGAAGTTGGCCCGTTCTGTCTTCAGCAAACTACACGAGATTTGCTGCAGCTGGGTGAAAGACTTCCCTCTCCGCAGGAGACCCCAGCTTTATTACGAGACCTCAATCCATGCCATCAAGAACATGCGCAGGAAAATGGAGGACAAACATGTCTGCATTCCTGACTTTAATATGCTCTTCAACCTAGAG GACCAGGAAGAACAAGCTTACTTTGCAGTGTTTGATGGCCATGGGGGAGTGGATGCTGCCATTTATGCCTCCATTCACCTGCATGTTAACTTAGTACGCCAGGAGATGTTCCCCCACGATCCTGCTGAGGCCCTGTGCCGGGCCTTCCGGGTCACCGATGAGCGGTTTGTGCAGAAAGCAGCCAGGGAG agcTTAAGATGTGGGACCACAGGAGTGGTGACTTTTATCAGAGGCAACATGCTACATGTGGCTTGGGTGGGTGATTCCCAGGTTATGCTTGTGAGAAAGGGCCAAGCTGTTGAACTAATGAAGCCACATAAACCGGACAGAGAG GATGAAAAGCAGCGCATTGAGGCCCTTGGAGGTTGTGTAGTCTGGTTTGGTGCCTGGAGGGTGAATGGAAGTCTATCGGTCTCCAGAGCTATTG GAGATGCTGAACATAAGCCATATATCTGTGGGGATGCAGATTCTGCATCTACTGTTTTGGATGGAACTGAAGACTACCTCATTCTAGCCTGTGATGGCTTCTATGACACCGTGAATCCCGATGAGGCAGTGAAAGTTGTGTCTGACCACTTGAAGGAGAATAATGGAGACAGCAGCATGGTTGCCCACAAATTAGTGGCATCAGCTCGTGATGCCGGGTCAAGTGATAACATCACTGTTATTGTGGTATTCCTGAGGGACATGAACAAAGCTGTAAATGTTAGTGAGGAATCAGACTGGACAGAGAACTCTTTTCAAGGAGGGCAAGAAGATGGTGGGGATGATAAGGAGAATCATGGAGAGTGCAAACGCCCTTGGCCTCAGCACCAGTGCTCAGCACCAGCCGATCTAGGCTATGATGGGCGTGTGGATTCATTCACTGATAGAACTAGCCTGAGCCCAGGGTCCCAAATCAACGTGCTGGAAGACCCAGGCTACCTAGATCTCACTCAAATAGAAGCAAGCAAACCTCAAAGTGTCCAGTTTTTGCCACCAGTTGAGATGTTTGGTCCTGGTGCACCAAAGAAAGCAAATCTAATTAATGAGCTAATAATGGAGAAAAAATCAGTTCAATCATCATTGCCTGAACGGAGTGGTGCTGGAGAGTTTCCCTCTTCTTTTAATTTGGGTTCAAAAGGGCAACAGATATACAGAATGGAGAGCTTGTCTCCTGTCTGTTCTAGGTTGGAAAATGAACAGTTCAAATTCCTGGGAAAGAGAGTTTCTAGATTGTCTCATTTACGTTACCACTACTCAAAGAGGAGGCATGGATTCAGGTTTAATCCaaagttttattcatttctctctgCTCGAGAGCCTTCCCACAAAATAGGCACTAGCCTGTTCTCACTTATTCAAAGTGGGAAGAGAAATAGGATGTTGAGAAGTTCTCTGCCATGGAGGCAAAGCAGTTGGAAAGGGTGCAGTGAAAACATGATGAGGAAGCTCAGAAAGAGTAACGATATGCCATACCCAGATCTTCCCTGGAGCTATAAAATATAA